A genomic stretch from Achromobacter spanius includes:
- a CDS encoding ABC transporter permease produces the protein MNVASPASGAAAARRRRNTLLSPKAAAILARLGSMAVTLVGLAALTFFIGRLLPLDPILAVLGDNATKEAYDRMYVQMGLDQPLIVQFGNYLWNILHFDFGNALLSGRPVSVEIARTFPATIELATVAMLIGTCLGVPLGVAAAVYRNSWVDHAARVMSLVTYSAPNFWLGLMGLVLFYSTLGWVGGPGRIDMAYEFDLDPVTGFFLVDSLLSGNMEVFRNVFSHLILPASILGLGSMAYISRMTRSFMIEQLEQEYVITARTKGLSKWRVIWVHVFRNIAIQVITVVALSYAFLLEGAVLTETVFAWPGFGRYLTNSLLAGDMNSVVACTLLIGVIFVTLNLICDLLYWTLDPRTR, from the coding sequence TCCCCGAAAGCCGCCGCGATTCTCGCCCGGCTCGGGTCCATGGCCGTAACGCTGGTCGGCCTGGCGGCGCTGACTTTCTTCATAGGAAGACTGCTGCCGCTGGACCCGATTCTTGCCGTGCTGGGCGACAACGCCACCAAGGAAGCCTACGACCGGATGTATGTGCAGATGGGCCTGGACCAGCCGCTCATCGTCCAGTTCGGAAACTACCTGTGGAACATCTTGCATTTCGATTTCGGCAATGCGCTGCTGTCGGGCCGCCCGGTCAGCGTCGAGATCGCGCGCACCTTTCCGGCAACCATCGAGCTTGCCACCGTCGCCATGCTGATCGGCACCTGTCTGGGCGTGCCGCTGGGAGTGGCCGCCGCCGTCTACCGCAACAGCTGGGTCGATCACGCCGCGCGCGTGATGTCGCTGGTGACGTACTCCGCACCGAACTTCTGGCTGGGACTGATGGGCCTGGTCCTGTTCTATTCCACGCTGGGCTGGGTCGGCGGCCCGGGCCGTATCGATATGGCCTACGAATTCGATCTGGATCCGGTGACGGGATTCTTCCTGGTCGACTCGCTCCTGTCCGGAAACATGGAAGTGTTCCGCAACGTGTTTTCGCACCTCATCCTGCCCGCGTCGATTCTTGGCCTTGGCTCGATGGCGTACATCAGCCGCATGACGCGCTCGTTCATGATCGAACAGCTTGAGCAGGAATACGTGATCACCGCCCGCACCAAGGGGCTCAGCAAATGGCGAGTGATCTGGGTGCATGTATTCCGCAACATTGCCATCCAGGTCATCACCGTCGTCGCGCTGTCTTATGCCTTCCTGCTGGAGGGTGCGGTGCTGACGGAAACGGTGTTCGCCTGGCCGGGCTTTGGCCGCTACCTGACGAACTCGCTGCTCGCGGGTGATATGAATTCCGTCGTTGCTTGCACGCTGCTGATAGGCGTGATTTTCGTGACGCTCAACCTCATCTGCGACCTGCTGTACTGGACGCTTGATCCGCGCACCCGCTAA